Proteins co-encoded in one Oncorhynchus kisutch isolate 150728-3 linkage group LG1, Okis_V2, whole genome shotgun sequence genomic window:
- the LOC116375813 gene encoding zinc finger protein 883-like isoform X1 produces MDRDKACPPHFTPLESPGLMSPCTLLLGLVDCRKTPGQSGTETGEEEHGDVISLRKNHGDIPHRCSLSGRGLSSGEPRQHHDADKKEQSLSRSEHLKKHQQRLLGKKPHHCCFDCGKSFAKQKELIIHERIHNGEKLYHCSQCGKSLADSKTLNSHQKIHTGEIPYPCFDCGKYLNQSGAQTTHKHVYSREKPYSCDQCGKSFNKSGHLTIHQRIHTGEKPYSCDRCGKSFSRSGDLTRHQRIHTGEKPYRCDQCGKSFNNSGQLTTHQRIHTGEKPYSCDQCGKSFIRSGDLTTHKRLHTGEKPYSCDQCGKSFNQSGHLTLHQRIHTGEKPYSCDQCGKSFARDFTLTTHQRTHRGDKPYSCDQCGKSFARDSTLTTHQRIHTGEKPYSCDQCGKSFNHSGSLIIHQRIHTGEKPYSCDQCGKSFNHSGSLTEHQRIHTGEKPYSCDRCGKSFNHSGSLTTHKRIHTGEKPYSCDQCGKSFNQSGDLTTHQRLHTGEKPYSCDRCGKSFNQSGHLTIHQRIHTGEKPYSCDQCGKSFIQSVELTRHQRIHTGEKSYSCLCGKWFAHSGSLIKHQKAQTCFLSSPSSLAPVPDP; encoded by the coding sequence GAGACATCCCTCATCGTTGCTCTCTCAGTGGGAGGGGCTTATCATCTGGGGAGCCTCGACAACATCATGATGCTGACAAGAAAGAgcagagtctctccagatcagaacacctcaagaaacaccagcaaagACTTTTAGGGAAGAAACCTCACCACTGCTGctttgactgtgggaagagttttgctaaACAGAAGGAATTGATCATTCATGAGCGGATTCACAACGGTGAGAAACTgtaccactgctctcagtgtgggaagagtttagCTGATTCTAAAACCTTAAATTCTCATCAGAAAATTCATACAGGGGAGATACCGTACCCCTGCTTTGATTGTGGGAAATACCTCAATCAATCAGGAGCACAGACAACACACAAACACGTATACTCaagagagaaaccttatagctgtgatcagtgtgggaagagctttaatAAATCAGGACACCTGACtatacaccaacgcatacacacaggagagaagccttatagctgtgatcggtgtgggaagagcttcagtcGATCAGGAGACCTGACTagacaccaacgcatacacacaggagagaagccttatcgctgtgatcagtgtgggaagagcttcaataaTTCAGGACAACTGACtacacaccaacgcatacacacaggagagaagccttatagctgtgatcagtgtgggaagagcttcattCGATCAGGAGACCTGACTACACACAAACGcctacacacaggagagaagccttacagctgtgatcagtgtgggaagagcttcaatcagtCAGGACACCTGACTttacaccaacgcatacacacaggagagaagccttatagctgtgatcagtgtgggaagagctttgctcGAGATTTCACTCTGACTACACACCAGCGAACACACAGAGGAGataagccttatagctgtgatcagtgtgggaagagctttgctcGAGATTCCACCCTGACgacacaccaacgcatacacacaggagagaagccttacagctgtgaccagtgtgggaagagcttcaatcattCAGGATCCCTGATtatacaccaacgcatacacacaggagagaagccttatagctgtgatcagtgtgggaaaagcttcaatcATTCAGGATCCCTGACTgaacaccaacgcatacacacaggagagaagccttatagctgtgatcggtgtgggaagagcttcaatcattCAGGATCACTGACTACACacaaacgcatacacacaggagagaagccatatagctgtgatcagtgtgggaagagcttcaatcaatcCGGAGACCTGACTACACACCAACGcctacacacaggagagaagccatatAGCTGTGATcggtgtgggaagagcttcaatcagtCAGGACACCTGACtatacaccaacgcatacacacaggagagaagccttatagctgtgatcagtgtgggaagagcttcattCAATCAGTAGAGCTGACTAGACACCAgcgaatacacactggagagaaatcTTACTCCTGTCTTTGTGGAAAGTGGTTTGCTCATTCAGGGTCACTGATAAAACACCAGAAAGCACAAACATGTTTTCTTtcatctccttcctctctggcaccGGTTCCAGATCCCTAA
- the LOC116375813 gene encoding zinc finger protein 883-like isoform X2: MDRDKACPPHFTPLESPGLMSPCTLLLGLVDCRKTPGQSGTETGEEEHGDVISLRDIPHRCSLSGRGLSSGEPRQHHDADKKEQSLSRSEHLKKHQQRLLGKKPHHCCFDCGKSFAKQKELIIHERIHNGEKLYHCSQCGKSLADSKTLNSHQKIHTGEIPYPCFDCGKYLNQSGAQTTHKHVYSREKPYSCDQCGKSFNKSGHLTIHQRIHTGEKPYSCDRCGKSFSRSGDLTRHQRIHTGEKPYRCDQCGKSFNNSGQLTTHQRIHTGEKPYSCDQCGKSFIRSGDLTTHKRLHTGEKPYSCDQCGKSFNQSGHLTLHQRIHTGEKPYSCDQCGKSFARDFTLTTHQRTHRGDKPYSCDQCGKSFARDSTLTTHQRIHTGEKPYSCDQCGKSFNHSGSLIIHQRIHTGEKPYSCDQCGKSFNHSGSLTEHQRIHTGEKPYSCDRCGKSFNHSGSLTTHKRIHTGEKPYSCDQCGKSFNQSGDLTTHQRLHTGEKPYSCDRCGKSFNQSGHLTIHQRIHTGEKPYSCDQCGKSFIQSVELTRHQRIHTGEKSYSCLCGKWFAHSGSLIKHQKAQTCFLSSPSSLAPVPDP, encoded by the coding sequence GAGACATCCCTCATCGTTGCTCTCTCAGTGGGAGGGGCTTATCATCTGGGGAGCCTCGACAACATCATGATGCTGACAAGAAAGAgcagagtctctccagatcagaacacctcaagaaacaccagcaaagACTTTTAGGGAAGAAACCTCACCACTGCTGctttgactgtgggaagagttttgctaaACAGAAGGAATTGATCATTCATGAGCGGATTCACAACGGTGAGAAACTgtaccactgctctcagtgtgggaagagtttagCTGATTCTAAAACCTTAAATTCTCATCAGAAAATTCATACAGGGGAGATACCGTACCCCTGCTTTGATTGTGGGAAATACCTCAATCAATCAGGAGCACAGACAACACACAAACACGTATACTCaagagagaaaccttatagctgtgatcagtgtgggaagagctttaatAAATCAGGACACCTGACtatacaccaacgcatacacacaggagagaagccttatagctgtgatcggtgtgggaagagcttcagtcGATCAGGAGACCTGACTagacaccaacgcatacacacaggagagaagccttatcgctgtgatcagtgtgggaagagcttcaataaTTCAGGACAACTGACtacacaccaacgcatacacacaggagagaagccttatagctgtgatcagtgtgggaagagcttcattCGATCAGGAGACCTGACTACACACAAACGcctacacacaggagagaagccttacagctgtgatcagtgtgggaagagcttcaatcagtCAGGACACCTGACTttacaccaacgcatacacacaggagagaagccttatagctgtgatcagtgtgggaagagctttgctcGAGATTTCACTCTGACTACACACCAGCGAACACACAGAGGAGataagccttatagctgtgatcagtgtgggaagagctttgctcGAGATTCCACCCTGACgacacaccaacgcatacacacaggagagaagccttacagctgtgaccagtgtgggaagagcttcaatcattCAGGATCCCTGATtatacaccaacgcatacacacaggagagaagccttatagctgtgatcagtgtgggaaaagcttcaatcATTCAGGATCCCTGACTgaacaccaacgcatacacacaggagagaagccttatagctgtgatcggtgtgggaagagcttcaatcattCAGGATCACTGACTACACacaaacgcatacacacaggagagaagccatatagctgtgatcagtgtgggaagagcttcaatcaatcCGGAGACCTGACTACACACCAACGcctacacacaggagagaagccatatAGCTGTGATcggtgtgggaagagcttcaatcagtCAGGACACCTGACtatacaccaacgcatacacacaggagagaagccttatagctgtgatcagtgtgggaagagcttcattCAATCAGTAGAGCTGACTAGACACCAgcgaatacacactggagagaaatcTTACTCCTGTCTTTGTGGAAAGTGGTTTGCTCATTCAGGGTCACTGATAAAACACCAGAAAGCACAAACATGTTTTCTTtcatctccttcctctctggcaccGGTTCCAGATCCCTAA